The proteins below come from a single Mycobacterium parmense genomic window:
- a CDS encoding Dyp-type peroxidase, translating to MPPVQPQPILEPLTPAAIFLVVTIDEGGEAAVHEALQDVSGLVRAIGFREPPKRLSAVVSIGSRAWDRLFSGPRPAELHPFVALEGPRHVAPATPGDLLFHIRAESLDVCFELADRILRAMAGAVTVVDEVHGFRYFDNRDLLGFVDGTENPGGVLAASSTTVGDEDPDFAGSCYVHVQKYVHDMASWNSLPVNEQELVVGRTKFDDIELGDDEKPANAHIALNVITDDDGTELKIVRHNMPFGELRRGEYGTYFIGYSRTPRVTERMLENMFLGDPPGNTDRILDFSTAVTGGLFFSPTVDFLDDPPPLPQPRATASAVKPAAGLAPERGSLSIGSLKGTSR from the coding sequence GTGCCTCCCGTCCAGCCGCAACCCATCCTCGAGCCGTTGACGCCTGCGGCGATCTTCCTGGTGGTCACCATCGACGAGGGCGGCGAGGCCGCGGTGCACGAAGCCCTGCAGGATGTCTCCGGGCTGGTGCGCGCCATCGGTTTCCGGGAGCCGCCGAAGCGGCTGTCCGCGGTTGTCTCGATCGGCTCGAGAGCCTGGGACCGGTTGTTCTCGGGGCCCCGCCCCGCGGAGCTGCATCCGTTCGTCGCGCTCGAGGGTCCGCGGCACGTCGCCCCGGCCACGCCCGGGGACCTGTTGTTCCACATCCGCGCGGAGAGCCTCGACGTGTGCTTCGAGTTGGCCGACCGGATTCTCAGGGCGATGGCCGGAGCGGTCACCGTGGTCGACGAGGTGCACGGGTTCCGCTATTTCGACAACCGCGACCTGTTGGGCTTTGTCGACGGCACCGAAAACCCCGGCGGCGTGCTGGCCGCCAGCTCCACCACCGTCGGCGACGAGGACCCCGATTTCGCGGGATCGTGTTACGTCCATGTGCAGAAGTACGTGCATGACATGGCGTCGTGGAATTCGCTGCCGGTCAACGAGCAGGAACTGGTGGTCGGCCGCACCAAGTTCGACGACATCGAACTCGGCGACGACGAGAAGCCCGCCAACGCCCACATCGCCCTCAACGTCATCACCGACGACGACGGCACCGAATTGAAGATCGTGCGGCACAACATGCCGTTCGGGGAGCTCCGCAGGGGCGAATACGGCACGTATTTCATCGGCTACTCCCGCACTCCGCGGGTAACGGAGAGAATGCTCGAGAACATGTTCCTCGGCGATCCACCCGGCAACACCGACCGCATTCTCGACTTCTCGACCGCGGTCACCGGCGGACTCTTCTTTTCTCCTACTGTCGATTTCCTCGACGATCCCCCGCCCCTACCCCAACCGCGCGCAACAGCGTCAGCAGTCAAACCCGCCGCCGGCCTCGCTCCCGAGCGAGGCTCACTTTCGATCGGCAGCCTGAAAGGAACCTCCCGATGA
- a CDS encoding M18 family aminopeptidase, with translation MVRMSDAPTSSASARGLCDFIDGSPSPFHACATAAARLTGAGYTQLSESQSWPGRAGRYFIVRAGSLVAWNSDGPEGPFRIIGAHTDSPNLRVKQHPDRAIAGWRVVALEPYGGAWLNSWLDRDLGISGRLSVRAGGRVADRLVRIDEPILRVPQLAIHLAEDRRSLTLDPQRHLNAVWGSGSGPASFLGYVAESAAVAPADVLGADLMTHDLTPSRVIGADAGLLSAPRLDNQASCYAGLEALLGAQPRGFLPVLVLFDHEEVGSASDRGAQSNLLGTVLERIVSAAGGTREDFLRRLPDSLLASADMAHATHPNYPERHEPSHQIEVNAGPVLKVHPNLRYATDGHTAAAFALACQQAGVGLQRYEHRADLPCGSTIGPLAAARTGIPTVDVGAPQLAMHSARELMGAHDVAAYSAALGAFLAPA, from the coding sequence ATGGTGCGCATGTCAGACGCGCCCACGAGCTCCGCCAGCGCCCGGGGCCTGTGCGACTTCATCGACGGGTCCCCGTCGCCCTTCCACGCCTGCGCCACGGCCGCGGCCCGGCTGACCGGGGCGGGGTACACCCAGCTCAGCGAGTCGCAATCCTGGCCCGGCCGGGCCGGCCGCTACTTCATCGTGCGGGCCGGATCATTGGTCGCGTGGAATTCCGACGGGCCCGAGGGCCCGTTCCGGATCATCGGTGCGCACACCGACAGCCCAAACCTACGGGTGAAGCAGCACCCGGACCGGGCGATCGCCGGCTGGCGGGTGGTGGCGCTCGAGCCGTACGGCGGCGCGTGGCTGAACTCGTGGCTCGACCGCGACCTGGGCATCAGCGGGCGATTGTCCGTGCGGGCCGGCGGCCGCGTCGCCGATCGGCTGGTGCGGATCGATGAGCCGATCCTGCGGGTCCCGCAGCTGGCCATCCACCTCGCCGAGGATCGCCGGTCGCTGACGCTGGACCCGCAGCGACACCTCAACGCGGTGTGGGGGAGCGGCTCCGGTCCGGCGTCGTTCCTCGGTTACGTCGCCGAGAGCGCCGCGGTGGCGCCGGCCGACGTGCTGGGCGCCGATTTGATGACGCACGACCTGACTCCGTCGCGGGTCATCGGCGCCGACGCCGGCCTGCTCAGCGCGCCCCGCCTGGACAACCAGGCCAGCTGCTATGCGGGACTGGAAGCGCTGCTCGGCGCCCAACCGCGCGGCTTCCTGCCTGTGCTGGTGCTTTTCGACCACGAGGAAGTGGGCTCGGCGTCCGATCGCGGCGCGCAGTCCAACCTGCTGGGCACTGTCCTGGAGCGGATCGTCTCGGCGGCCGGCGGGACCCGGGAGGATTTCCTGCGCCGCCTGCCGGATTCGTTGCTGGCGTCGGCGGACATGGCGCACGCCACCCATCCCAACTACCCGGAACGGCACGAACCCAGCCACCAGATCGAGGTCAACGCCGGACCGGTGCTCAAGGTGCATCCGAATCTCCGCTATGCCACCGACGGGCACACGGCGGCGGCCTTCGCACTGGCGTGCCAGCAGGCCGGGGTGGGGTTACAGCGCTACGAGCACCGGGCGGATCTGCCGTGCGGCTCGACCATCGGCCCGCTGGCGGCGGCGCGGACCGGCATCCCCACCGTCGACGTGGGCGCCCCCCAGCTCGCGATGCATTCCGCGCGCGAGCTGATGGGCGCGCACGATGTGGCCGCGTACTCCGCGGCGCTGGGCGCGTTCCTGGCGCCGGCCTGA
- the purL gene encoding phosphoribosylformylglycinamidine synthase subunit PurL, with product MTVSGTSARTQAIDTVEHAAITPDQPQPFAELGLKDDEYQRIREILGRRPTDTELAMYSVMWSEHCSYKSSKVHLRYFGETTTDEMRAGMLAGIGENAGVVDIGDGWAVTFKVESHNHPSYVEPYQGAATGVGGIVRDIMAMGARPVAVMDQLRFGAANAPDTRRVLDGVVRGIGGYGNSLGLPNIGGETVFDACYAGNPLVNALCVGVLRQEDLHLAFASGVGNKIILFGARTGLDGIGGVSVLASDTFDLEDGTGPSRKKLPSVQVGDPFMEKVLIECCLELYAGGLVIGIQDLGGAGLSCATSELASAGDGGMAVRLETVPLRAKEMTPAEVLCSESQERMCAVVAPENVDAFMAVCRKWEVLATVIGEVTDGDRLQITWHGETVVDVPPRTVAHEGPVYQRPVARPESQDALNADRSTKLARPASGDELRATLLALLGSPHLCSRAFITEQYDRYVRGNTVLAEHADGGVLRVDESTGRGIAISTDASGRYTALDPYAGAQLALAEAYRNVAVTGATPVAVTNCLNFGSPEDPGVMWQFAQAVRGLADGCAALGIPVTGGNVSFYNQTGSAAILPTPVVGVLGVIDDVARRIPTGLGREQGETLLLLGDTRDEFDGSVWAQVTADHLGGLPPEVDLAREKLIADVLGSASRDGLVSAAHDLSEGGLAQAVVEAALAGETGCRIVLPEDADPFVTLFSESAGRVLVAVPRTEESRFRSMCEARGLPAVRVGVVDQGSDELEVQGLFTISLAELRATSEAVLPRFFG from the coding sequence GTGACCGTCTCCGGGACCAGCGCGCGCACCCAGGCGATCGACACGGTCGAGCACGCCGCGATCACCCCCGACCAGCCCCAACCGTTCGCGGAGCTGGGCCTCAAAGACGACGAATACCAGCGGATCCGCGAGATCCTCGGCCGCAGGCCCACCGACACCGAATTGGCGATGTACTCGGTGATGTGGAGCGAGCACTGCTCCTACAAGTCCTCCAAGGTCCACCTGCGCTATTTCGGCGAGACCACCACCGACGAGATGCGCGCCGGCATGCTGGCCGGGATCGGGGAGAACGCCGGCGTCGTCGACATCGGCGACGGCTGGGCGGTCACCTTCAAGGTCGAGTCGCACAACCACCCGTCGTACGTCGAGCCCTATCAGGGCGCGGCCACCGGTGTCGGCGGCATCGTGCGCGACATCATGGCCATGGGCGCGCGACCCGTCGCCGTCATGGACCAGCTCCGGTTCGGCGCCGCCAACGCACCGGACACCCGCCGGGTGCTCGACGGCGTCGTGCGGGGCATCGGCGGCTACGGCAATTCGCTCGGCCTGCCCAACATCGGCGGCGAAACCGTCTTCGACGCGTGCTACGCGGGCAACCCCTTGGTGAATGCGTTGTGCGTGGGGGTGTTACGGCAGGAGGACCTGCATCTGGCGTTCGCCTCGGGTGTCGGAAACAAGATCATCCTGTTCGGCGCGCGGACGGGTCTGGACGGCATCGGCGGGGTGTCGGTGCTGGCGTCGGACACCTTTGATTTGGAAGACGGCACGGGACCTTCCCGCAAGAAGCTGCCGTCGGTGCAGGTCGGCGACCCCTTCATGGAGAAGGTCCTCATCGAGTGCTGCCTCGAGCTGTACGCGGGCGGCCTGGTGATCGGCATCCAAGATCTCGGTGGCGCCGGATTATCCTGCGCGACATCGGAATTGGCGTCGGCGGGGGACGGCGGTATGGCCGTCCGGCTGGAAACCGTCCCATTGCGGGCCAAGGAGATGACGCCCGCCGAGGTGCTGTGCAGCGAGTCGCAGGAGCGGATGTGCGCGGTGGTCGCGCCGGAGAACGTCGACGCCTTCATGGCCGTGTGCCGCAAATGGGAGGTACTGGCCACCGTCATCGGCGAGGTCACCGACGGCGACAGGTTGCAGATCACCTGGCACGGCGAGACGGTGGTCGACGTGCCCCCGCGCACGGTGGCCCACGAGGGTCCGGTTTACCAGCGCCCGGTCGCCCGTCCCGAATCGCAGGACGCCCTGAACGCCGACCGTTCGACCAAGCTGGCGCGCCCGGCATCCGGCGACGAATTGCGCGCCACTTTGCTTGCGCTGCTGGGCAGCCCGCATTTGTGCAGTCGCGCGTTCATCACCGAACAGTACGACCGGTACGTGCGGGGCAATACCGTGCTGGCCGAACACGCCGACGGCGGCGTGCTGCGTGTGGACGAGTCCACCGGCCGCGGCATCGCGATATCGACCGACGCGTCCGGCCGCTACACCGCGCTGGACCCTTACGCCGGCGCGCAACTCGCGCTGGCCGAGGCGTATCGCAACGTCGCGGTCACCGGCGCCACCCCCGTCGCGGTGACCAACTGCCTCAACTTCGGATCACCCGAAGACCCCGGCGTCATGTGGCAGTTCGCGCAGGCGGTGCGCGGTCTGGCCGATGGCTGTGCGGCGCTGGGCATTCCGGTGACCGGCGGCAACGTCAGCTTCTACAACCAGACCGGGTCGGCGGCGATTCTGCCAACGCCGGTCGTCGGCGTGCTCGGCGTGATCGACGACGTCGCCCGCCGCATCCCGACCGGCTTGGGCCGTGAGCAGGGGGAAACCCTGTTGCTGCTGGGAGATACCCGCGACGAGTTCGACGGCTCCGTCTGGGCCCAGGTGACAGCCGACCACCTCGGCGGCCTTCCGCCCGAGGTCGACCTGGCGCGCGAAAAGCTCATCGCCGACGTGCTCGGTTCGGCGTCGCGCGACGGCTTGGTGTCCGCGGCGCACGACCTGTCCGAAGGCGGCCTCGCCCAGGCCGTCGTCGAAGCGGCCCTGGCGGGCGAAACCGGTTGCCGCATCGTGCTTCCCGAGGACGCCGACCCATTCGTGACACTGTTCTCCGAGTCCGCGGGCCGGGTGCTGGTGGCCGT